In Phragmites australis chromosome 18, lpPhrAust1.1, whole genome shotgun sequence, the genomic window GAGGGAGCGAGGCAGGCGCTCGTCGGTTGAGGGTCTCGGGAGGATGAGGGTTCTGGAAGGTTCGGGGGCGGAGTCGGAGGTGCCGAGgcgggtatatatatatatagagagagagagagaggcagcgGAGGCGGATCGGGGAAGGGGGCAGGCAGGCGAGAGCCAACcgcggagggagggagagggggttgTCGGTCACAAGACTAGGCGAGCATGATCGATCGGCGGGTTGGTGCGCCTGCGCAGcggcgaggggggggggggggggacagcaGCGGCAGCACAGCAGGTCGGGGCAGAGGCGACCGGCGCAGGGGAGGacgggagaggggaggggagatgtgccggctctctctctctctctctctctctctctcttgttgcTCGGAGGCAGGGGAGTTGCTTTGCGCTTTGCGCCGGCCTGCGCTTTTGCCAGGAAACCCCTCGCCAGGTTTCGAATTTTACAAAAGCTTCATCTGTGAGGGCTTATTTGCAACAAGTCCCCCGAATTCTCGCAGGACAATGGCGAGGGGCGAAGCTACAGTAGCGCAGAGTGTATTGGCACTCTGATAAAGATAAAATGTTAGTTATTAGCAATTTAATTTTAACTCTTATGCATAATATAAACCTAAATATATGTGACATCTAGATCTATATATATGTTAAATTGCGCATTTGAGTCTCCAAAATCTATATAGCAATGGTGGATCCAGAATTTTAGACAAGGGTGATCCAAATCGCACTTTGTAGTCGAACCCAGGCCGGCGGCGCTGTAGGCTGGGCCGCTGAGGGACGGCCGAACGGACAGGAATCGAGCTTCTCCGCTCGCTGTGCTCGCGCGCTACTGCTCCCCTTGTCATGCCCAAAAATAGTACGCACACATTAACACCACAGTTCCATTTTAATGTCCAACGCAACACAACTGCACAAGTTGCATGCAGGATTCAATAGTAGCAAATCCCTCACTCGTATGAAATTCAAACCGTCGGTCCATACACCTTGatctaaaaaaacacaaaattatCTACCTCCTAGATCAAATCAGACTGACAATCCGCACTAAATCCATCGTTTCACACCCACATATAGGCAAGGTGATTCCCACCAAATACGAAAATAAGCTTCTAGAAACAGAAGACCCAACCCAATACTTCTTGAAACGGGTCTACCATAAACACGAAGAGAAAAAACTCTGCATCTCCTCGCTCCTGCTGCCGATCGGCGAAGGTGAAGGCGAGCTTTGGCTCTGGCTCTGCTCGCTGCTGCTCCGCTCGTCGGTGCAAATTCTTAGGTGATCCACGATCCACCCGTGCCACCCTTTAGATCCGCCACTGCTATATAGGATAAAATATACACTCGGATCTTTAGAGATTCAAGTGCACAGTGAACACGACAATGGTCATGCATGCGTGACTTACCTGTACTTATAAAGTACAGTAGTCCTTTGACGATACTGATGAACACGAGGGTACAAAATGGCCTATGACTTTAGGTGTGGTGTGTGAGCATTACTGTAGTCAGCTCGTGAAAAAAGATTATGGTATTCCAACAAATAGGCACCGGTTACAACATTCAGGTGATACTATTTAGCTTAACATTGATCTCAATTATTCTTTCACGAAAACCATGTCAGACAGCAACCAGGGCCATGGTTGCGATAACAAGATATCGCAAGGGTGTGAGGCAcggaagaaaagagaaagaggaaggTTCTTGCATGCTGATCTCAGCACAAGACTACCAGAGTTCGCCCGGCCCGGCCGCACGGTATGaacagttttttttataaaaagttttcagagcagtttttttttaattaagagGAGCTATGTCAAATAGTACTTTTTAGCTATCTGAGTGAAATTCGTGAGAgttattctctaaaataaattagaaggtGTGAAGCTGAAAAAACAGTTTCCTCTGATTCACTTACCGCGTAGAATCACtatctttatatattttattttagaaaattacTATAGAATCAATTCCTTCAAAACATCGTTCTCAGCAAAGAATTTGAATCAGAGATAGCTCTAACAAATATACTCTAAGATTCATATTTCCATACAGTaataaaaataacatatattataATGTATGGTCtataaaaattatcaataaGACTCACCTGTAATATTATAAAACAGTAATAACTATGTATACTATAGTTTAGACGATGTCAAAATATCTAATAGAACATTGATTAAATACTAGACGGTATTTCTCCATCTCATCTGCATTCGGTTAAATAATAGACTATGGGTTAAACAAGTCTCCTTTAGGCTCGTGGGCTGCATCCGCTGCTCCAAAGTCCAAACTGAGCACCTGACATGCGTGTTCCTCTCTGGTCTGCAACTGCCTTctgcgggagagagagagagatcaggaGAATATCCGAGCACTGCAACGCTTTGTTGCTTTGGccgtgagagagagaggcctgCGTGGCGAAGGCGTAGTGCAGCAAATCTGGTTCGTTTGTTAAGTGCAAGTATTTTGTTGGTTGAATGAGCGGATACTATGAATCTATAAAGATGTTTGTTTTTCTATATGAATAGATATAATAATCCTACGATCTGAGACTAACGAGTGGGTTCTATTGATATTGTAGCTCATACAGTATGTATCTGCCCAACTAGATACGAGTGAAGCTCGATTTAGATATATCGTATAGTCAAAATAACTTATGCAAACTGTatctattataaaaataattgaaCAAACTTCTATATAAGAATAGATAAGCAAATACTAGTTTGTTATATAGGGTTGGACGAAACAAACCAGACCTTTAAAGCTCCAAGTGCCCTGAGGCAGCGTTGCCTGGGGCTGGGATCGTCTGCCCGCGCCGCCGCGGGAGCCATCGCTCGTTTCGGCTCGGCTGTTGCAGCTCGCGCGTCTTCTTTGTGGCCGATGCATTGCCGCAGCTCGTTCGGACGGCGGCTGAGTGCATGCCAGTGCACAAGCCAACCTGTGACGTTGGCAGGGCGCGCGCACGCAGGAGCTTAATTAGACTAACCCGAGGATCTTAATTGGACTAGAGGATCACTGTGCACGGTCTGAACCTAGGATTAGGAGGCAGGTTGATGACGCATCAGCAGGGGTAACTGATGACCAAGCTTCAACTAACCTATCCTGAGGATACTACTATGAAGCAGCATGGGAGTGTCAACTGTAGCTTATTTTCTTTCGTATTGTATGTAGATCCATCAGAGTAAGCTAGCAGTAATGCCCATAATGACAGTCCTCCTACAAAGCATCTACTTTCCAGCCAATATGACACACAATCTACGCTGGGCTCGACCCATGGCAATCTCTCGAGCACCGTATGTTGCATGGCTCTGGCCGAGTCAATCGCCTACTCCGCCCGTGGCATGGACATGGACGTGGAGAATCACCAACTGCTCGTCGACGGCGAGCTTAATTTTCCAGACGTCGACGTCGTGGGTGGACGTCTGGACGAGCCGCTGCCGGCGCCAGAGGAAGAAGACACCCACGAGACAATGTATCGGTATCGCATGCATAGAGGAGATCCAAGTCGTGATTCGTGAGGCGTACGTGTGGCCCGGGGCAGCGTACGTGCGGCCCGGGGCGGAGGTGCCGGATCTGGTTGTGCTCGTTGGGAGGGACGAGACGGCAGCTGTGCGCGCCCGTGTGCACGTCTCTACTCTCTAACCCACTGCCACACCGTACCGCACctgtgcatgcatggatgcatcATGTGCACGACGTCCCCTGTTCCAGCAGGGGTACGAGCTGGAGACGACGACCGCGCTCTCTTCAACGAGGGCTGGTCGTGCGGCGGCTGCTACGAGGCGAGGTGCCACGGCACCACGTACTGCAAGCCCGTTCTGTCGACGTGGCCGCCGACCGCGCGAAGCTCCACAGGTCGTCGTCGCTGCCGCTGGAGTCCGGGCCGCCGGCGAGCAGCCTCGTCGTGGCGCCGGCGGAGTCGAAGGCGAGCccgtccgcgccgccgccgccgatgaaGCTGCACAGCTGGTCCGTCGACGCGTCGGGATACCCGTTGAGGTGCGACGCCACGAGCCGGTCCATCATGGCCCAGTCCGTGATCCCGGCGCCGTGGAGGTCGTCGCCGCCCGAGCCGGCCGGCGCATCGCTGGGCACGTGCGGCGTCAGCGCCGTGACAGACGGGCTCTCGAGCGGAGGCAGCTTCGTAAGCCCGTGGCAGCCGAGCACGGCCTCGATGGGCCGTGGGAACCTCGACACCGCCCTCCCCACGTCACTGCCACCGCCCGGCGGCGAGAAAAGCTCGTGCTCCTGCTTGCACGACTTGCCCATGTACTGCAGCATCTGGTCGAGGGCGTCGTTGCTGGAGGAGTACTGCaggccgtgcgccgccgccttggcgcCGTGCCCGTGGTCGCCTCCGCCGTGGTCGTTCttgccgctgccgcctcctccgGACTCCTTGTGATGGTGCTTCTTCTCGAACACCCTGCACACCACCCAGCCATCCTCCTGGCCGGCGTCCGACGACGCAGTAGCAGCAGTGACCTGGCCATGAGCACATGACAGCATCGGCGACGAGCCAACAAAGGCAAGGCAGGTGTTAATTATTGCTACCTTTTGGAACAAATGAAGCACATGGAAAAAGTTTAATAATTACTGGTTGGCTCCTATTTGCTACTGCTCTCTCCACTCCACCTCCAcgcaagagaaagaagaagaagaaaaaaagggcGATGGAGATGCTGGAGGTGGATCAAATCAAGGCGGGTGCCCGTACTCCTATCATTGCACCACCACCGCCATATAATTGTTACTGACGGCAATAATTAATGGCGGTGTACGTGAATTGGTGCAGAGATTAATTAGTTGTTGTTTAATTAGGGGATCGAGGCTTATAATCGATGGCGTGGCTTACCGTGGCGGCGTCGGCGTCGCCGGAGGGGTCGTCGAGGCGGTACTCGTGCATGATCCAGTCTAACTTCTGGCCGTGCGGGGCGCGGCCTTTGTAGAAGACGAGCGTCTTGCGCATGCCGATGCGCTTGACGGCGTTGTAGATGGCCTTG contains:
- the LOC133898718 gene encoding NAC domain-containing protein 43-like, with translation MSISVNGQSCVPPGFRFHPTEEELLNYYLRKKVASQQIDLDVIRDIDLNKLEPWDIQEKCKIGSGPQNDWYFFSHKDKKYPTGTRTNRATAAGFWKATGRDKAIYNAVKRIGMRKTLVFYKGRAPHGQKLDWIMHEYRLDDPSGDADAATVTAATASSDAGQEDGWVVCRVFEKKHHHKESGGGGSGKNDHGGGDHGHGAKAAAHGLQYSSSNDALDQMLQYMGKSCKQEHELFSPPGGGSDVGRAVSRFPRPIEAVLGCHGLTKLPPLESPSVTALTPHVPSDAPAGSGGDDLHGAGITDWAMMDRLVASHLNGYPDASTDQLCSFIGGGGADGLAFDSAGATTRLLAGGPDSSGSDDDLWSFARSAATSTERACSTWCRGTSPRSSRRTTSPR